In Cycloclasticus sp., a single genomic region encodes these proteins:
- a CDS encoding hydantoinase B/oxoprolinase family protein produces the protein MDAIELSIFSSRIESVCDEMGAVLQRAAFSPNIKDRLDFSCAVFDAQGQLCAQAAHIPVHLGSMAYAMQDIVDQFDWQVGDMVAFNDPYLGGTHLPDVTLVCPVHVSSVLVGFVANRAHHADIGSDTPGSMPLAKRLDEEGLIISPIKIMRNNVASAEFDEIKEALRNTVESTGDFNAQISSNQRGAKRLLSIVAEAGVEQYRRALEHLNNYGDRLMRQLLDSIPDGDYDFVDLMDDDGLGAQDIEIKLSLMVKKGAVLANFTGTSPQVNGNINCPLSVVAAAVYYVFRCLMPANTPACFGVYKRIKIKAPHGSLINAIKPAAVAAGNVETSTRLVDVVMGALAKAIPEKIPAASHGSMNNLAMGARTEIGSWNYYETIGGGMGAGRQYAGLSGVQTHMTNTLNTPIESLEMHYPLRVSSYQIRKNSGGAGEHQGGDGLIRELLFLQPANVTLLTERRRHQPWGLKGADNGKCGENWLNNEPLAGKVSVDVSAGDRLTVKTPGGGGYGIKS, from the coding sequence ATGGACGCCATTGAGTTAAGTATTTTTTCCAGTCGAATTGAGTCTGTTTGCGATGAAATGGGTGCGGTTTTACAACGGGCCGCCTTTTCTCCGAATATTAAAGACCGGCTGGATTTTTCCTGTGCAGTTTTTGATGCACAAGGGCAATTGTGCGCGCAGGCGGCACACATCCCTGTTCATTTAGGGAGCATGGCCTATGCGATGCAAGATATTGTCGATCAATTTGACTGGCAAGTAGGTGATATGGTGGCTTTTAATGACCCATACTTAGGCGGTACACACTTGCCCGATGTCACCTTAGTATGCCCTGTGCATGTGAGCTCGGTATTGGTCGGGTTTGTTGCTAATCGTGCGCATCACGCAGATATTGGCTCAGATACGCCCGGTTCAATGCCATTAGCGAAGCGGTTGGACGAAGAGGGTTTGATTATTTCGCCTATCAAAATTATGCGAAATAATGTGGCGTCTGCAGAGTTTGATGAGATAAAGGAGGCCTTAAGAAATACGGTCGAATCGACCGGTGACTTTAATGCGCAAATTAGTTCAAATCAGCGCGGCGCAAAGCGTTTATTGTCGATTGTAGCGGAGGCGGGTGTTGAGCAATATCGGCGTGCACTTGAACATCTAAATAATTATGGCGACCGTTTGATGCGTCAGTTATTAGATAGCATTCCTGATGGCGATTATGATTTTGTTGATCTGATGGACGATGATGGTCTAGGCGCTCAAGATATTGAAATTAAACTCAGCCTGATGGTGAAAAAAGGCGCGGTATTAGCGAATTTTACTGGCACATCGCCACAAGTTAATGGCAATATTAACTGCCCGTTATCAGTGGTGGCGGCCGCCGTTTATTATGTTTTTAGATGTTTAATGCCGGCTAATACACCGGCGTGTTTTGGTGTATATAAGCGAATTAAAATAAAAGCGCCTCACGGTTCGTTGATTAACGCGATTAAACCCGCAGCGGTGGCAGCGGGTAATGTGGAAACGAGTACGCGCCTTGTTGATGTTGTGATGGGTGCGTTAGCGAAAGCCATCCCAGAGAAAATCCCAGCAGCGAGTCATGGCAGTATGAATAACTTAGCAATGGGCGCTCGAACAGAAATAGGCAGTTGGAATTATTACGAAACAATAGGTGGCGGCATGGGGGCCGGTCGTCAGTATGCTGGCTTGTCAGGCGTGCAAACGCATATGACGAATACCCTTAATACGCCGATTGAGTCATTAGAGATGCACTACCCTTTACGGGTGAGTAGTTATCAAATTCGCAAAAACTCAGGTGGTGCAGGTGAACATCAAGGCGGAGACGGCTTAATTCGAGAATTACTGTTTTTACAGCCGGCAAATGTCACGTTGTTAACAGAAAGAAGGCGACATCAGCCTTGGGGTTTAAAGGGTGCTGATAATGGGAAATGTGGTGAAAACTGGTTGAATAATGAACCGTTGGCAGGAAAAGTAAGTGTTGATGTTAGCGCCGGCGATCGCTTGACTGTTAAAACACCGGGCGGTGGCGGTTACGGAATTAAATCTTAA
- a CDS encoding prepilin-type N-terminal cleavage/methylation domain-containing protein has product MKNLQTMKQNGQKGFTLIELMIVVAIIGILAALAIPAYKDYTIKARVNEGASVSGAVKTAMEVYWSEKGNLTNAYLSTSIFGHESLGVSTVASQYVSEISITGDTTFPRITVALRTLNDLGEASGKCFQYIPYIDGGQASNLTWAVAGEVAPSDAITASSTDVDKSTAFAASDIVVEAVGNNACAVADGIKSKYKPRR; this is encoded by the coding sequence ATGAAAAACCTACAAACAATGAAACAAAACGGTCAAAAGGGTTTCACCCTGATCGAACTAATGATCGTAGTCGCGATTATTGGTATTTTGGCTGCGTTAGCGATTCCCGCTTACAAAGATTACACCATTAAAGCACGTGTAAACGAAGGTGCCTCTGTTAGTGGCGCCGTTAAAACAGCAATGGAAGTGTACTGGAGTGAAAAAGGAAACCTCACAAATGCATACCTTTCCACTTCAATTTTTGGACATGAATCCCTAGGCGTAAGCACTGTTGCATCACAATATGTATCCGAAATTTCAATAACAGGTGACACGACATTCCCGCGTATTACGGTAGCATTACGAACACTAAACGACCTTGGTGAGGCATCAGGTAAGTGCTTCCAATACATTCCTTATATTGATGGTGGTCAAGCATCTAATTTAACTTGGGCAGTAGCGGGCGAAGTAGCACCATCAGACGCCATCACAGCTAGCTCAACAGATGTTGACAAGTCTACTGCCTTTGCTGCATCCGACATCGTCGTTGAAGCTGTAGGTAATAATGCTTGCGCGGTTGCCGACGGAATTAAAAGCAAATACAAACCAAGACGTTAA
- a CDS encoding zinc ribbon domain-containing protein — protein MPIYEYKCGACEHRCEALRKISDAPLTKCPECGEETLTKMISAAGFRLKGNGWYETDFKSGNKKNLAEGSSKSTSEKKTSSESK, from the coding sequence ATGCCTATTTATGAATACAAATGCGGTGCGTGCGAGCATCGTTGTGAGGCGTTGCGAAAAATCAGTGACGCACCTTTAACAAAGTGCCCAGAGTGTGGCGAAGAAACATTGACTAAAATGATTTCCGCGGCAGGCTTTCGATTAAAAGGCAATGGCTGGTACGAAACAGATTTTAAAAGCGGTAATAAGAAAAACTTAGCGGAAGGCTCGTCAAAGAGCACGAGTGAAAAGAAAACATCGAGTGAGAGTAAATAA
- the nadA gene encoding quinolinate synthase NadA: MSTPVRNIQDYSLLSDEECDQRIQAAKETLGDRCVILGHHYQRNEVFKHADVSGDSLKLSAYAADSKAEFIVFCGVHFMAEVSDILSRPEQITILPDLAAGCSMADMANLKNVERSWKELNAVLNADEMVTPVTYINSAADLKAFCGRHEGIVCTSSNAEKVLNWCFEKREKILFFPDEHLGRNTGYRMGIPQEEMVVWDFNQPMGGLTKEQINNAKMILWKGFCSVHQMFQANQIDDFKKQYPETIVIAHPEANFEVCEKADYVGSTEAILKTVREAKSNTRWLIATELNLVNRLKEEVKDQGKHVHFMSPTVAMCSTMFRTDPQHLAWVLENLVEGNLVNQIQVAEDDKVMAKKSLDSMLSIF, translated from the coding sequence ATGTCTACACCTGTACGCAATATTCAAGATTATTCATTGCTCAGTGATGAAGAGTGCGATCAACGTATTCAAGCCGCGAAAGAAACGTTAGGTGATCGCTGCGTTATTTTGGGCCATCACTACCAGCGTAATGAAGTGTTTAAACACGCAGATGTTAGTGGTGATTCGTTAAAGCTTTCCGCTTATGCGGCTGACTCAAAAGCAGAATTCATCGTTTTTTGTGGCGTACATTTTATGGCAGAAGTGTCCGATATTTTGTCACGTCCAGAGCAAATTACTATCTTGCCCGACCTTGCTGCAGGTTGTTCAATGGCAGACATGGCTAATTTGAAAAATGTTGAGCGTAGCTGGAAAGAATTAAATGCAGTTCTTAATGCTGATGAGATGGTGACACCGGTCACCTATATCAACTCAGCAGCAGACTTAAAAGCTTTCTGCGGTCGTCATGAGGGTATCGTATGTACTTCGTCAAACGCCGAGAAAGTACTCAATTGGTGTTTTGAGAAACGTGAAAAGATATTGTTCTTCCCAGATGAGCATCTTGGTAGAAACACTGGTTATAGAATGGGTATCCCACAAGAAGAAATGGTCGTGTGGGATTTCAATCAGCCGATGGGCGGGTTAACAAAAGAACAAATTAACAATGCAAAAATGATTTTGTGGAAAGGTTTTTGTTCGGTTCATCAAATGTTTCAAGCCAATCAAATTGATGATTTTAAAAAGCAATATCCAGAAACAATCGTTATTGCACACCCAGAGGCTAATTTTGAAGTGTGTGAAAAAGCCGATTATGTTGGCTCAACAGAAGCCATTCTAAAAACCGTTCGTGAAGCAAAATCAAATACACGCTGGTTGATTGCAACAGAGCTTAATTTGGTTAACCGCTTAAAAGAAGAGGTGAAGGACCAAGGCAAGCACGTCCACTTTATGTCACCTACCGTGGCGATGTGTTCCACCATGTTTAGAACCGATCCGCAGCATTTGGCATGGGTGCTTGAGAATTTGGTTGAAGGAAATTTGGTTAATCAAATTCAAGTGGCAGAAGACGATAAGGTTATGGCTAAAAAGTCGCTAGATAGTATGCTGTCGATTTTTTAG
- the aspS gene encoding aspartate--tRNA ligase — protein sequence MRSHYCGDINEKDLDQEVEICGWVHRRRDHGGVIFIDLRDREGIVQVVYDPDRADSFAIAESVRGEYVLKLRGRVRRRPEGTVNPKMKTGQIELLGLNLEVLNESKTPPIQVDGDIEVNEELRLRYRYIDLRRPEMLEKIRMRREATLNLRRFLEDEGFYEIETPFLTKATPEGARDYLVPSRTHENSFFALPQSPQLFKQLLMIAGMDRYYQVVRCFRDEDLRADRQPEFTQLDIETSFMDETQIMAMMEGMIRRLFSEVIDVTLPEQFPTITYADAMDLYGTDRPDLRNPLVLKDVGDLMAGVEFKVFSGPANSETGRVAALRVPGAGSLSRKNIDEYTKFVSIYGAKGLAYIKVNDRAAGIDGLQSPILKFLPDDVVESIMQRTEAQTGDIVFFGADSIKVVNEALGALRDKIGKDQGLLEGDWEPVWVIDFPMFDWDEKSNRWTALHHPFTAPAGDIAALQANPGQTISRAYDLVLNGTEVGGGSIRIHKTDMQQAVFNLLGLEEEESKEKFGFLLDALEYGCPPHGGIAFGMDRLVMLMSGASTIRDVMAFPKTQTAACPLTSAPAMVSDAQLKELGIRLRKPPVVEEK from the coding sequence ATGCGTAGTCATTATTGCGGCGACATTAACGAAAAAGACCTAGATCAAGAAGTAGAAATTTGCGGATGGGTGCATAGACGACGCGATCACGGTGGCGTTATTTTTATTGACTTGCGTGATCGCGAGGGCATTGTTCAAGTGGTTTACGACCCTGATCGTGCAGATTCGTTTGCGATTGCCGAAAGTGTGCGTGGCGAATACGTGTTGAAACTTCGTGGCCGTGTACGCCGTCGTCCAGAAGGCACGGTAAACCCTAAAATGAAGACTGGTCAAATCGAACTGTTAGGCTTGAACTTAGAAGTGCTTAACGAATCTAAAACACCGCCTATTCAAGTAGATGGCGATATTGAAGTAAACGAAGAACTGCGCCTGCGCTACCGTTATATCGATTTACGTCGTCCAGAAATGCTGGAAAAAATTCGCATGCGTCGCGAAGCAACATTAAACCTTCGCCGTTTTCTAGAAGATGAAGGTTTTTACGAAATTGAAACACCATTCTTAACCAAAGCAACACCAGAAGGCGCGCGTGATTATTTAGTCCCTAGTCGTACCCACGAAAATAGCTTTTTTGCCTTGCCGCAATCACCGCAGTTATTTAAACAATTGTTAATGATTGCCGGTATGGATCGTTATTATCAGGTAGTGCGTTGCTTCCGTGATGAAGATTTACGTGCGGATCGTCAGCCAGAATTTACCCAATTGGATATTGAAACCTCGTTTATGGACGAGACTCAAATTATGGCAATGATGGAAGGCATGATTCGCCGACTATTTAGTGAAGTGATTGATGTGACGTTACCAGAACAATTCCCAACGATTACTTATGCCGATGCGATGGATCTGTATGGCACAGATCGCCCAGATTTACGTAACCCATTAGTATTAAAAGACGTGGGCGACTTAATGGCAGGTGTTGAATTTAAGGTATTCTCTGGCCCTGCAAACAGTGAAACAGGCCGTGTAGCCGCATTGCGCGTACCGGGCGCTGGTTCACTAAGCCGTAAAAACATTGATGAATATACAAAATTCGTCAGCATCTATGGCGCGAAAGGGTTGGCGTATATTAAAGTGAATGACCGCGCGGCTGGCATTGACGGCTTGCAGTCACCGATTCTGAAATTTTTGCCGGATGATGTTGTTGAATCCATCATGCAACGAACAGAAGCGCAAACGGGCGACATCGTCTTTTTTGGTGCAGACAGCATTAAAGTAGTTAACGAAGCATTGGGCGCCTTGCGTGACAAAATTGGCAAAGACCAAGGCTTATTAGAAGGTGACTGGGAACCTGTTTGGGTTATCGACTTTCCTATGTTCGATTGGGATGAAAAATCAAACCGCTGGACAGCCCTGCACCATCCGTTTACAGCACCTGCTGGAGATATTGCAGCATTGCAAGCTAACCCGGGTCAAACAATCTCAAGAGCTTACGATTTAGTGCTTAATGGTACCGAAGTAGGTGGTGGTTCTATCCGTATTCATAAAACTGATATGCAACAAGCGGTGTTTAATCTACTAGGCCTTGAAGAGGAAGAATCTAAAGAAAAATTTGGTTTCTTACTGGATGCGCTAGAGTACGGCTGTCCACCACACGGTGGTATTGCTTTTGGCATGGATCGCTTGGTTATGTTGATGTCCGGTGCGAGTACAATCCGCGACGTGATGGCATTCCCGAAAACGCAAACAGCGGCGTGTCCATTAACATCAGCGCCGGCAATGGTGAGCGACGCGCAGCTTAAAGAGCTGGGTATTCGTTTAAGAAAACCACCTGTGGTTGAAGAAAAATAA
- a CDS encoding aspartate aminotransferase family protein, whose protein sequence is MHHHIMPTYASLPVRFVKGEGAWLWDDKGNKYLDALSGIAVCGLGHAHPEIAAAISEQANTLMHTSNLYYIEKQEKLADKLCELTGMNDVFFSNSGAEANEAAIKVARRFAHAKGIQNPIIVTMNDSFHGRTLATLTATGNPKVKEGFAPLPDGFCHIPYDDVSALETLAKQHANIVAVLVEPIQGESGINIPATDYLNKLRDICDKNDWLLMLDEIQTGVGRTGSFLASQQNNVTADVVTMAKALGNGVPIGACLTSNKATGLLTAGTHGSTFGGNPLACAAALKVIEIVERDQLALRAEQLGNNMANAFKEKLQSCAHVVEIRQKGLMIGIELSTPCSELVSKALEKNLLINVAGGNTVRLLPPLTISDDEAANITELVSDLIIAH, encoded by the coding sequence ATGCACCACCACATTATGCCAACCTACGCATCCTTACCTGTTCGCTTTGTTAAAGGCGAAGGTGCATGGCTTTGGGACGACAAAGGCAACAAGTACCTTGACGCGTTATCCGGCATCGCCGTTTGTGGTTTAGGTCACGCGCACCCAGAAATAGCCGCTGCTATTAGCGAACAGGCTAATACCTTAATGCACACCTCAAACCTTTACTACATTGAGAAACAAGAGAAACTAGCCGACAAGCTTTGCGAACTAACCGGCATGAACGATGTGTTTTTTAGCAATTCCGGCGCTGAGGCTAATGAGGCCGCGATCAAAGTCGCACGTCGCTTTGCCCACGCTAAAGGCATACAAAATCCTATCATCGTCACCATGAATGATAGCTTCCACGGTCGAACACTAGCCACCTTAACGGCCACAGGCAACCCAAAAGTTAAAGAAGGCTTTGCACCACTTCCTGACGGTTTTTGTCATATTCCATACGACGACGTTAGCGCGCTAGAGACACTGGCTAAACAGCATGCCAATATCGTTGCCGTACTGGTCGAGCCCATCCAAGGCGAAAGCGGTATTAATATTCCCGCAACTGATTACCTGAATAAACTGCGTGATATTTGCGATAAAAATGACTGGTTGCTCATGCTGGATGAAATCCAAACCGGTGTTGGCCGCACCGGCAGCTTTTTAGCCAGCCAACAAAACAACGTTACCGCAGACGTCGTTACAATGGCAAAAGCACTCGGCAATGGCGTACCGATTGGCGCTTGCCTAACCTCTAACAAGGCGACCGGCTTGCTAACCGCTGGGACGCATGGCTCTACTTTTGGCGGCAACCCATTAGCTTGCGCCGCTGCTCTGAAGGTTATAGAGATCGTAGAACGCGACCAACTCGCGCTACGCGCCGAACAACTCGGCAATAACATGGCTAATGCCTTCAAGGAAAAGTTACAATCTTGTGCGCACGTTGTTGAAATCAGGCAAAAAGGCCTAATGATCGGTATTGAATTATCAACGCCTTGCAGCGAGCTTGTGAGCAAGGCTTTAGAAAAAAACCTGCTAATCAACGTTGCCGGCGGTAACACGGTACGACTACTACCACCACTTACGATTAG
- the pyrC gene encoding dihydroorotase — protein sequence MTAQLTITKPDDWHLHLRDGDALSTTVAFTANQFQRAIIMPNLAQPIVNAELATAYRQRILNAIPKGSSFQPLMTIYLTNNTSVDDIRQASLNEHIFAAKLYPAGATTNSSNGVTDVEKLAPVLQEMQKCDLPLLVHAEVTDSDIDIFDREQAFIDRHLSAIRRNFPELRIVLEHATTEQAIHFVEENNHTAATLTPQHLLFNRNDLLAGGIRPHNYCLPILKRETHRKALVKAAVSGNPKFFLGTDSAPHATNAKEASCGCAGCFTAHAAIELYAEIFDKENALDKLEGFSSFHGPDFYQLARNEQTITLLKKQWQAPTHYSFNEQTLTPFRQETPLSWTIKR from the coding sequence ATGACAGCTCAACTAACCATTACTAAACCAGATGATTGGCACTTGCACCTACGTGATGGCGATGCACTAAGCACTACCGTTGCGTTTACGGCCAACCAATTTCAACGGGCTATCATCATGCCTAATTTAGCGCAGCCTATTGTCAACGCAGAATTAGCCACTGCTTATCGGCAGCGAATTTTAAATGCCATACCTAAGGGCAGCAGCTTTCAACCGTTGATGACGATTTACCTAACAAACAACACCAGCGTCGATGATATTAGGCAAGCAAGCTTAAACGAACATATTTTTGCTGCGAAACTATACCCTGCCGGCGCCACAACCAACTCATCCAATGGTGTTACTGACGTAGAAAAATTAGCCCCAGTTTTGCAGGAAATGCAAAAATGCGACCTTCCATTACTCGTTCATGCCGAAGTAACTGACTCTGACATCGATATTTTTGATCGCGAACAGGCGTTTATCGACAGACACTTAAGCGCTATTAGGCGTAACTTCCCAGAACTACGAATCGTACTGGAGCACGCAACTACTGAACAAGCCATTCACTTTGTAGAAGAAAATAATCACACCGCGGCTACGCTAACGCCACAGCACCTTTTATTTAACCGAAATGACTTATTGGCTGGCGGTATTCGCCCGCACAATTACTGCCTACCTATTCTAAAACGCGAAACACACCGAAAAGCACTGGTAAAAGCTGCTGTCAGTGGCAACCCCAAGTTTTTCCTTGGAACAGATAGCGCGCCACATGCCACTAACGCAAAAGAAGCCAGCTGTGGTTGCGCCGGTTGCTTTACAGCTCACGCCGCAATTGAGCTTTATGCTGAAATATTTGATAAGGAAAACGCCTTAGATAAACTGGAGGGTTTCAGCAGTTTTCATGGGCCAGATTTCTATCAATTAGCGAGAAACGAGCAAACAATAACCTTGCTTAAAAAACAGTGGCAAGCACCTACTCATTACTCATTTAACGAACAAACACTCACGCCCTTCAGACAAGAAACTCCTTTGAGCTGGACAATAAAACGTTAA
- the rnt gene encoding ribonuclease T, with the protein MPNPDVKTMSNRFRSYLPVVVDIETAGFNAKTDALLEMAVVIPAMDESGQLVIQSSHREHVVPFEGANLDPAALKFNGIDPYHPFRMAIDEKEALRKLFAPVREAVKAQQCTRAILVGHNPAFDIAFMNAAVQRTNFKRNPFHPFSTFDTATLGGLAYGQTVLAKAAKAAGIEWDSEQAHSALYDAEQTAVLFCKIVNQWDEFAKQL; encoded by the coding sequence ATGCCAAATCCCGATGTAAAAACCATGTCCAATCGTTTTCGTAGCTATCTGCCAGTGGTCGTAGATATTGAAACAGCAGGGTTTAACGCAAAGACCGATGCTTTATTGGAAATGGCAGTTGTTATTCCAGCTATGGATGAATCTGGCCAGCTGGTTATTCAATCATCTCACCGTGAACACGTGGTCCCTTTTGAGGGTGCCAACCTAGACCCTGCCGCTTTAAAGTTCAATGGCATCGATCCATACCACCCATTTCGCATGGCCATTGATGAAAAAGAGGCGCTTAGAAAATTATTTGCTCCAGTGAGAGAAGCGGTTAAAGCTCAGCAATGCACTCGCGCTATTTTAGTGGGGCACAACCCCGCTTTTGACATTGCTTTTATGAATGCAGCCGTACAACGCACTAATTTTAAGCGAAACCCATTTCACCCTTTTAGTACCTTCGATACTGCCACGCTAGGTGGTTTGGCTTATGGGCAAACTGTATTGGCTAAGGCGGCGAAAGCCGCAGGCATTGAATGGGATAGCGAGCAAGCTCACTCGGCGTTGTATGACGCCGAGCAAACCGCCGTTTTATTTTGCAAGATTGTTAATCAGTGGGATGAGTTCGCTAAGCAGCTTTAA
- the grxD gene encoding Grx4 family monothiol glutaredoxin: MSINERIEEQLNSHTVLLYMKGTPYFPQCGFSSKVVQILQACEVEFAYVNIFDDNDIREGLKVYSNWPTFPQLYVNGELVGGADILIEMFESGELKALLDNIKAA, encoded by the coding sequence ATGAGTATTAATGAACGAATAGAAGAGCAGCTCAATAGTCACACTGTTCTGTTGTACATGAAAGGGACGCCTTATTTCCCACAATGTGGCTTTTCAAGCAAAGTGGTTCAAATTCTACAGGCGTGTGAAGTCGAATTTGCCTACGTTAATATTTTTGACGATAATGATATTAGAGAAGGGCTAAAAGTTTATTCAAACTGGCCAACTTTCCCACAATTATATGTGAATGGTGAGTTAGTCGGCGGCGCTGATATTTTGATCGAAATGTTTGAAAGCGGTGAATTGAAAGCGTTATTAGATAACATTAAAGCTGCTTAG
- a CDS encoding VacJ family lipoprotein: MGLAVYLKKGMVCTVIATTAMLSGCASLTSQEENDPLEYVNRGIYQFNEKADEYILEPAAKGYQYVTPEIVDTSITNFFSNLDDVVVFVNDVLQLKFNQAISDAGRVAVNTTVGILGFVDVATDMGMPKHKEDFGQTLGAYGLGTGPYVVLPILGSSTLRDTVGLYADAFVDPIQQINDSDAMWATIALKGVDLRADLIMTKKIVDQASLDPYEFERSAYFQRRNYLIYDGNPPLDDEDIFDDE; encoded by the coding sequence ATGGGATTAGCGGTTTATTTAAAAAAAGGAATGGTGTGTACAGTTATTGCCACGACGGCTATGTTGTCTGGTTGTGCATCACTGACATCGCAAGAAGAGAATGACCCTTTAGAGTACGTCAATAGAGGCATTTATCAATTCAATGAAAAAGCGGATGAATACATTCTTGAACCTGCAGCTAAAGGTTATCAGTATGTAACGCCGGAGATTGTCGATACAAGCATTACTAACTTTTTTAGCAACTTAGATGACGTGGTTGTTTTTGTAAATGACGTATTGCAACTTAAATTTAACCAAGCGATATCAGATGCTGGCCGTGTAGCAGTGAATACGACAGTGGGTATACTTGGCTTTGTTGATGTGGCGACCGATATGGGCATGCCAAAGCACAAAGAAGACTTTGGTCAGACACTCGGTGCCTATGGATTGGGTACAGGCCCATACGTCGTGTTGCCAATATTGGGATCAAGTACCTTACGTGATACGGTCGGTCTTTATGCGGATGCATTTGTAGATCCTATTCAGCAAATTAACGACTCTGATGCAATGTGGGCGACTATCGCGCTGAAAGGTGTTGACCTTCGAGCCGACTTAATAATGACAAAAAAGATCGTTGATCAAGCATCGTTAGATCCATATGAGTTTGAAAGGAGTGCTTATTTTCAACGCCGTAATTACTTGATTTACGATGGCAACCCACCGCTGGATGATGAAGATATATTCGATGATGAGTAA